The genomic window CCGACTCGATGTTCGTGGCCCGTTACGAGGCCGGCCGCGGCTGGTACGACGCGCGGCTGACGCAGTACGCGCCGCTGCAGGTCGACCCCGCCACCGCCGCGCTGCACTACGCCCAGTCGATCTTCGAGGGGCTCAAGGCCTACGCCCAGCCCGACGGCAGCGTGGCCACGTTCCGGCCCGAGGCCAACGCCGCCCGCTTCGCCCGCGGCGCGCGCCGGCTGGCCATGCCGCCGGTGCCCGAGGAGGCGTTCATCGCCGCCGTCGACGCGCTCGTCGACGCCGACCGCGACTGGGTGCCCACCGGGCCCGACCAGACCCTCTACGTCCGGCCCTACCAGCTGGCCACCGAGCCGTTCCTCGGCGTGCGGCCGGCGCAGGAGTACCTGTTCCTCGTCATCGCCAGCCCGGCCGGGGCGTACTTCCCGCGCGGCGTGCACCCGGTGTCGGTCTACCTCTCCGAGGACTACATCCGCGCCGCGCCCGGCGGGACCGGCGACGTCAAGTGCGCCGGCAACTACGCCGCCAGCCTGCTGGCCCAGGAGCAGGCCATCGCCGCCGGCTGCGACCAGGTGGTCTGGCTCGACGCGGTGGAGAAGCGCTTCGT from Geodermatophilus normandii includes these protein-coding regions:
- a CDS encoding branched-chain amino acid aminotransferase, which gives rise to MTDTLADSRTSSRVFTEGVPVTVEGVSRRPAAEREAVLADPGFGRHFTDSMFVARYEAGRGWYDARLTQYAPLQVDPATAALHYAQSIFEGLKAYAQPDGSVATFRPEANAARFARGARRLAMPPVPEEAFIAAVDALVDADRDWVPTGPDQTLYVRPYQLATEPFLGVRPAQEYLFLVIASPAGAYFPRGVHPVSVYLSEDYIRAAPGGTGDVKCAGNYAASLLAQEQAIAAGCDQVVWLDAVEKRFVEEMGGMNLFFVLGSGDDAELVTPELTGTLLPGITRDSLIEVARERGMRVTERRFSVDEWRSGVADGTVTETFACGTAAVITPVGEVKARTGDFTVGDGTPGPVTMGLREHLLDIQHGRVPDTRGWLHRVA